In Egibacteraceae bacterium, a single genomic region encodes these proteins:
- a CDS encoding CbtA family protein has translation MLQASLRRGLAAGLLAGILAGLFGLAAGEPSLDAAIALEQAADADDHGLGETLTRPAQKVGLVAGSAAVGAVAGLLFGLAAAWAVGRVGGDGWSRSLKLGAVAVGVFVVLPALVVPANPPGVGDPDTVGTRTTAYLLSLLIGLLTAAGLRTWVARRRGQGWPRAVRWALAGALAALVVAALVATRPDLPRPPPELTGGLLWRFRLAAVTTQGILLGGTALLFGLFVRRAERAAATAPAAAQAAGP, from the coding sequence ATGCTGCAGGCCAGCCTGCGCCGCGGTCTTGCGGCGGGGCTGCTCGCCGGCATCCTCGCGGGGCTTTTCGGCCTCGCCGCCGGCGAGCCGTCCCTCGACGCCGCGATCGCCCTCGAGCAGGCCGCCGACGCCGACGACCACGGGCTCGGCGAGACGCTCACCCGACCCGCTCAGAAGGTGGGCCTCGTCGCCGGCTCCGCCGCCGTCGGCGCCGTGGCCGGGCTGCTGTTCGGGCTCGCGGCCGCCTGGGCCGTCGGCCGCGTCGGCGGGGACGGCTGGAGCCGCAGCCTGAAGCTCGGCGCCGTCGCGGTCGGCGTCTTCGTCGTGCTGCCGGCGCTCGTCGTGCCCGCCAACCCTCCGGGGGTCGGTGACCCCGACACCGTCGGGACGCGCACCACCGCGTACCTGCTGAGCCTCCTCATCGGGCTGCTCACGGCGGCCGGCCTGCGCACCTGGGTCGCACGCCGCCGCGGGCAGGGTTGGCCGCGCGCCGTCCGCTGGGCGCTCGCCGGGGCGCTCGCGGCGCTCGTCGTCGCCGCGCTCGTCGCGACGCGTCCCGACCTGCCCAGGCCGCCCCCGGAGCTGACCGGCGGGCTGCTCTGGCGCTTCCGCCTCGCCGCCGTCACGACGCAGGGGATCCTCCTCGGGGGCACCGCGCTGCTCTTCGGGTTGT
- a CDS encoding CbtB-domain containing protein, whose translation MGTDLIHGRDLALPAAFVIAAAVAVLYAVGFDQGPLAALFSGAMSESGGVLHDMFHDARHLLGAPCH comes from the coding sequence ATGGGCACCGACCTCATTCACGGGCGCGACCTCGCCCTGCCCGCCGCATTCGTCATCGCTGCCGCGGTGGCGGTCCTCTACGCCGTCGGGTTCGACCAGGGGCCCCTCGCCGCGCTGTTCTCCGGCGCCATGAGCGAGTCGGGCGGCGTCCTGCACGACATGTTCCACGACGCCCGGCACCTGCTGGGCGCTCCCTGCCACTAG
- the cobS gene encoding adenosylcobinamide-GDP ribazoletransferase: MVSKPGLPGLAGVAVGFLTRLPVRHPGQLPDDALRRAGGAFPAVGLLVGAVGVGVRALAEPLWGPVAATVVAVGATIVVTGALHEDGLADTADGLWGGGDPAARVAILRDSRLGTYGVLVLVLTVGLRVALLAPLGLAAFARALLCAHVLGQGASLLHAHALPPAAASGSGARMAGRLPRGGAAFAGATVLGTVAAATGLWAVAPLAAALTAALGTGVLFRARFGGVTGDTLGAVNQVAHLAALAAVTALADAGLL, from the coding sequence GTGGTGTCGAAGCCAGGGCTGCCGGGGCTTGCGGGTGTGGCCGTCGGCTTCCTCACGCGGCTGCCGGTGCGCCACCCCGGCCAGCTTCCCGACGACGCCCTGCGGCGTGCCGGTGGGGCGTTCCCCGCCGTGGGCCTGCTCGTCGGTGCGGTCGGCGTCGGCGTGCGCGCGCTCGCCGAACCGCTGTGGGGTCCCGTCGCGGCGACGGTGGTGGCTGTCGGCGCAACGATCGTCGTGACCGGCGCCCTGCACGAGGACGGCCTCGCCGACACCGCTGACGGGCTGTGGGGCGGCGGGGACCCCGCCGCGCGCGTCGCGATCCTGCGCGACAGCCGGCTCGGCACCTACGGCGTGCTCGTGCTCGTGCTCACCGTCGGGCTGCGGGTCGCGCTGCTCGCACCGCTCGGCCTCGCCGCCTTCGCCCGGGCGCTGCTGTGCGCGCACGTCCTCGGGCAGGGCGCCTCGCTGCTGCACGCCCACGCGCTGCCGCCGGCGGCCGCCAGCGGGTCGGGCGCACGCATGGCCGGCCGGCTGCCACGCGGCGGCGCCGCGTTCGCGGGCGCCACCGTGCTCGGCACCGTCGCCGCCGCCACAGGCCTGTGGGCCGTCGCACCGCTCGCCGCGGCCCTGACCGCAGCCCTCGGCACGGGGGTCCTGTTCCGCGCACGCTTCGGCGGCGTCACCGGTGACACCCTGGGGGCGGTGAACCAGGTCGCCCACCTGGCCGCGCTCGCCGCGGTGACCGCGCTGGCCGACGCCGGCCTCCTCTGA
- a CDS encoding patatin-like phospholipase family protein gives MADSGQQPDLCADLVLEGGGVKGIALVGALSVLEDRGYRFSRVGGTSAGAIVGALTAARMPTATMAEIMETLDYRRFQDASALSRLGGPGQLLALLTSNGIYRGDYLREWLAEKLADRQVRTFGNLRGDDPNTSLPPEQDYRLVVMVSDVTQGALRRLPWDYHRYGCNADEVAVVDAVRASMSIPFFYRPVKLKDRRTGRQCWLVDGGMLSNFPVECFDRRDAQRPRWPTFGIKLSDRPSDEAAAFDVRGVLSLTRAMVGTMTSFHDRLHLESKEAVDRTIFIDTKGVRSTDFSLDRPTQRRLFESGQKAAEKFLDGGPGREPWSFDAYLERHRGGAAPPPAADEGAPPAGAAAGRVARRASNGPA, from the coding sequence ATGGCCGACAGCGGGCAGCAACCGGACCTCTGCGCCGACCTCGTGCTCGAGGGCGGTGGGGTCAAGGGCATCGCCCTCGTCGGCGCCCTGTCCGTGCTCGAGGACCGCGGCTACCGGTTCTCGCGCGTGGGGGGCACCTCGGCGGGCGCCATCGTCGGGGCGCTCACCGCGGCGCGGATGCCGACGGCGACGATGGCCGAGATCATGGAGACCCTCGACTACCGCCGGTTCCAGGACGCGAGCGCGCTGTCGCGGCTGGGCGGTCCGGGGCAGCTGCTCGCCCTGCTCACGAGCAACGGCATCTACCGGGGCGACTACCTGCGGGAGTGGCTGGCCGAGAAGCTCGCCGACCGACAGGTGCGGACCTTCGGGAACCTCCGCGGCGACGACCCGAACACCTCCCTTCCCCCCGAGCAGGACTACCGGCTCGTCGTCATGGTCTCCGACGTCACGCAGGGAGCGCTGCGGCGTCTGCCGTGGGACTACCACCGCTACGGCTGCAACGCCGACGAGGTCGCCGTCGTCGACGCCGTCCGCGCGTCCATGTCGATCCCGTTCTTCTACCGGCCCGTCAAGCTGAAGGACCGCCGTACCGGGCGGCAGTGCTGGCTCGTGGACGGCGGCATGCTCTCGAACTTCCCGGTGGAGTGCTTCGACCGCCGGGACGCGCAGCGACCCCGCTGGCCGACGTTTGGCATCAAGCTGTCGGACCGCCCGTCGGACGAGGCGGCGGCCTTCGACGTGCGCGGGGTCCTGAGCCTCACACGGGCCATGGTCGGCACGATGACGAGCTTCCACGACCGGCTCCACCTGGAGTCGAAGGAGGCGGTGGACCGCACCATCTTCATCGACACGAAGGGCGTGCGGTCGACGGACTTCTCCCTCGACAGGCCGACGCAGCGGCGGCTGTTCGAAAGCGGGCAGAAAGCGGCGGAGAAGTTCCTCGACGGCGGTCCGGGGCGCGAGCCGTGGAGCTTCGACGCCTACCTCGAGCGCCACCGGGGCGGCGCCGCGCCGCCGCCGGCGGCCGACGAGGGAGCGCCGCCGGCCGGCGCCGCAGCCGGTAGGGTCGCTCGGCGCGCGTCGAACGGCCCCGCGTAG
- a CDS encoding cold-shock protein, protein MAVGTVKWFSDDKGFGFIEREDGDDVFVHFSAIQGSGFKTLPEGGKVEFEVTQGPKGQQASNVRVV, encoded by the coding sequence ATGGCTGTTGGCACCGTGAAGTGGTTCTCCGACGACAAGGGTTTCGGTTTCATCGAGCGGGAGGACGGCGACGACGTGTTCGTCCACTTCTCCGCGATCCAGGGGAGCGGCTTCAAGACGCTTCCCGAGGGAGGCAAGGTCGAGTTCGAGGTGACGCAGGGCCCGAAGGGCCAGCAGGCATCGAACGTGCGGGTCGTCTGA
- a CDS encoding molybdenum cofactor guanylyltransferase, producing the protein MRDTVGEVARSAGVTVRSTLPAAGVVLAGGRSSRMGRAKAALEWHGSTLLRRTCDVLGRAVTGPVVVVRAAGQDLPPLHPDVRVVDDPRDGLGPLQGLVAGLTAAARDADRAFVCATDLPFLREAFVRRVLAGFDDDADIVLPVVGGRAQPLAAGYRTAVLPTAQARLAGGRLRLGDLPGDCRTVRLDEAALLADPALAAADPGLDSVVNVNDPAEYAAARRRGLSR; encoded by the coding sequence ATGCGCGACACCGTCGGCGAGGTCGCCCGGTCAGCCGGCGTGACCGTGCGCAGCACCCTGCCCGCAGCCGGGGTCGTGCTCGCGGGGGGCCGCTCGTCGCGGATGGGGAGGGCCAAGGCGGCGCTCGAGTGGCACGGCTCGACGCTGCTGCGCCGCACCTGCGACGTCCTCGGCAGGGCGGTCACGGGTCCCGTCGTGGTCGTGCGCGCCGCCGGCCAGGACTTGCCGCCGCTGCACCCCGACGTCCGCGTCGTCGACGACCCGCGCGACGGGCTCGGCCCGCTCCAGGGTCTCGTCGCCGGGCTCACGGCGGCGGCGCGCGACGCCGACCGGGCGTTCGTGTGCGCCACCGACCTGCCGTTCCTCCGCGAGGCCTTCGTGCGTCGGGTCCTCGCCGGCTTCGACGACGACGCGGACATCGTGCTGCCCGTCGTGGGCGGGCGCGCGCAGCCGCTCGCCGCGGGCTACCGCACCGCCGTGCTGCCGACCGCCCAGGCGAGGCTGGCCGGGGGGCGCCTGCGCCTCGGGGACCTGCCGGGCGACTGCCGCACCGTGCGCCTCGACGAGGCGGCCCTGCTCGCCGACCCCGCGCTCGCCGCCGCCGACCCCGGCCTCGACTCGGTCGTCAACGTCAACGACCCCGCCGAGTACGCGGCGGCCCGCCGACGGGGGCTCAGCCGATGA